The proteins below come from a single Miscanthus floridulus cultivar M001 chromosome 1, ASM1932011v1, whole genome shotgun sequence genomic window:
- the LOC136470802 gene encoding putative cyclin-dependent kinase F-2: protein MEHPSAAGFVFHYADVSPRPRLPPTTEQAAGSATSSPGSATPATGVSRPGAAGATTYNKRSRVDAFGSTDDYEEMCCLGKGAFGAVAKARHRVTGETVAIKRITEPDGGGPEELLREARLHEACGGHPFIVDVHGLVRDPATTELRLVMECVGGPSIEKFLRGKRRRGGLPLPEATVRTIMWQLLTGAEKMHEERIIHRDIKPDNILISDDGKAVKICDFGFAMSMSEASTYEPDGTLWYMAPEVLLEKPDCDALVDTWSLGCVMAELINGQVLFEDGRDEEGQARSIFDVLGYPDDSTWPWFSSTPFATELLPILDDVHHDNHLRKQFPEAVLSQQGFEVLNGLLTCNPDKRLTATAALKHPWFAKVDAMELLRNEEVESALPKKQLLQRCV from the coding sequence ATGGAGCATCCTTCTGCTGCGGGCTTCGTCTTCCACTACGCGGACGTCTCGCCGCGGCCACGCTTGCCACCGACTACGGAGCAGGCAGCGGGATCTGCCACTTCTTCAcccggcagcgctacgccggcgacgGGAGTGAGTCGTCCGGGCGCCGCCGGGGCGACGACCTACAACAAGAGGAGCCGCGTCGACGCCTTCGGCAGCACGGACGACTACGAGGAGATGTGCTGCCTCGGCAAGGGCGCCTTCGGCGCCGTCGCCAAGGCGCGGCACCGCGTCACCGGCGAGACCGTCGCCATCAAGCGCATCACCGAGCCCGACGGCGGCGGTCCCGAGGAGCTGCTGCGGGAGGCGCGCCTCCACGAGGCGTGTGGGGGCCACCCGTTCATCGTCGACGTCCACGGCCTCGTGCGCGATCCGGCCACCACGGAGCTCCGCCTCGTCATGGAGTGCGTCGGGGGTCCAAGCATCGAGAAGTTCCTTCGTGGTAAGCGGCGCCGCGGCGGCCTGCCGCTCCCGGAGGCCACGGTGCGCACCATCATGTGGCAGCTGCTGACGGGCGCCGAGAAGATGCACGAGGAACGCATCATCCACCGCGACATCAAGCCCGACAACATCCTCATCAGCGACGATGGCAAGGCCGTCAAGATCTGTGACTTTGGGTTCGCCATGTCCATGTCCGAGGCGTCAACGTACGAGCCGGACGGCACGCTGTGGTACATGGCGCCCGAGGTGCTGCTGGAGAAGCCCGACTGCGACGCGCTCGTCGATACCTGGTCGCTGGGATGTGTCATGGCCGAGCTCATCAATGGCCAGGTGCTATTCGAGGATGGCCGCGACGAGGAAGGACAGGCCCGCTCGATCTTCGACGTGCTCGGCTACCCAGACGACAGTACGTGGCCGTGGTTCTCGTCCACGCCGTTCGCCACCGAACTGCTGCCGATACTAGACGACGTGCATCATGACAACCACTTACGCAAGCAGTTCCCTGAGGCAGTGCTGTCCCAGCAAGGATTCGAGGTCCTGAATGGCCTCCTCACGTGCAACCCCGACAAGCGGCTCACGGCGACCGCCGCGCTCAAACACCCATGGTTTGCCAAGGTCGACGCGATGGAGCTGCTGAGGAACGAAGAGGTGGAATCGGCGTTGCCCAAGAAGCAGCTGCTCCAGCGGTGTGTGTAA